In the genome of Lacerta agilis isolate rLacAgi1 chromosome 2, rLacAgi1.pri, whole genome shotgun sequence, one region contains:
- the ADAM19 gene encoding disintegrin and metalloproteinase domain-containing protein 19 isoform X1, protein MGGIMCGAAKGNLIYSVSIILLWLRQLPAEESGWAGTWNAVHSQVHHEIIIPQWRSDGGSGNDKHPPRAEVEITAEGRNFILDVEKNEHLFAPGYTETHYTKNGTPHTVTLNNTDHCFYHGTVREVEDSSVALSICNGLRGLIVLSNNLSYILEPLPHSQEQHLIYRSEHLKVARGTCGNQHSGSKAMDWLGELTRPGGSSYRRVKRDDQQSMKYVELLLVADYAEFQKHNYDLQATKNKLLEAANYVDKFYKSLNIRVALVGLEVWNDHNKCDISENPHSTLWSFLAWRRKLLMYKKHDNAQLITGMSFHGTTIGLAPLMAMCSVYQSGGVNMDHSENAIGVAATMAHEMGHNFGMSHDAAGCCTASARDGGCIMAAATGDPFPRVFNRCNMKELDRYLQSGGGMCLYNMPDTKTLYGGQRCGNGYLEEGEECDCGEEEECNNPCCNASNCSLKPGAECAHGTCCHLCKLISPGTLCREQARPCDLPEYCTGKSPFCPANFYQQDGTPCASGRAYCYSGMCLTYEQQCLQLWGYGARPAPDICFERVNAAGDSYGNCGKDINGRYRKCNLRDAKCGKIQCQSSASKPLESNAVAIDTTITLDGRNIFCRGTHVYRNEDEGDMLDPGLVMAGTKCGDSHICFEGRCRNTSFFDTGDCGKKCNGHGICNNNQNCHCFSGWAPPFCNKPGNGGSLDSGPMPQKSPFPFIIGVLSILLLIAIGVAFCCYKWRARLVPLKQAFIPPKKMQQFSSTSPPIQSGVTGHANPAFKLKTPQEQRKAIGIQNIPPKPEVLYCEPPPELKIHVQPPPPPPPPPPPPVLLASNTKKPPFLGYQSEANNFPKRTPPSRPAPPAPKAIVSQDSSRPRPPQKALPANPVPASNRAGLPRMNAAVPPSHSAVRNTGVHQENSVMKNAEAVNTLKFRH, encoded by the exons CACCCACCCAGAGCGGAAGTAGAAAtaacagctgaaggaagaaacTTCATCTTGGATGTTGAGAAGAATGA GCACCTCTTTGCACCAGGCTATACCGAAACACATTATACTAAGAACGGAACTCCCCACACTGTGACTTTGAACAACACA GATCATTGCTTTTACCACGGTACTGTGAGAGAGGTAGAAGACTCAAGTGTGGCACTCAGCATATGCAATGGTCTACG TGGCCTTATAGTACTGAGCAACAACCTCAGTTATATCTTGGAACCACTGCCTCATAGCCAAGAGCAACACTTGATCTACAGGTCTGAACATCTCAAGGTTGCCAGGGGTACCTGTGGAAACCAGCATTCAGGATCAAAGGCTATGGATTGGCTTGGAGAGTTGACAAGGCCAGGCGGGTCCAGTTATCGCAGG GTGAAGAGGGATGACCAACAGTCTATGAAATATGTGGAGCTCCTTCTAGTGGCTGATTATGCAGAG TTTCAGAAGCATAATTATGATCTTCAAGCAACCAAAAATAAGTTACTGGAAGCTGCCAATTATGTAGATAAG TTTTACAAATCTCTGAACATACGGGTTGCTCTGGTTGGGCTTGAGGTTTGGAATGACCACAATAAGTGTGACATCTCTGAGAACCCACATTCGACCCTGTGGTCTTTTCTTGCTTGGAGGCGTAAGCTGCTTATGTACAAAAAGCATGACAACGCCCAGCTAATCAC TGGGATGTCCTTCCACGGTACTACAATTGGCTTGGCCCCCTTGATGGCCATGTGTTCTGTCTACCAGTCTGGAGGAGTGAATATG GATCACTCTGAAAATGCCATTGGAGTTGCTGCCACCATGGCCCATGAGATGGGGCATAACTTTGGCATGAGCCACGATGCGGCTGGCTGCTGTACGGCCAGCGCTAGAGATGGAGGTTGCATCATGGCTGCTGCGACAGG GGACCCATTCCCCAGGGTATTCAACAGATGCAATATGAAGGAGCTGGACAGGTACCTGCAGTCTGGTGGAGGGATGTGTCTTTACAATATGCCAGATACCAAGACCTTATATGGAGGACAGAGATGCGGAAATGGCTACCTGGAAGAAGGGGAAGAATGTGACTGTGGAGAAGAAGAG GAATGTAATAATCCTTGTTGCAATGCCTCTAATTGCTCTCTGAAGCCTGGTGCTGAGTGTGCCCATGGAACTTGCTGTCACCTCTGCAAG TTGATTTCACCAGGGACTCTTTGCCGGGAACAAGCCAGACCTTGTGACCTGCCAGAATACTGTACAGGCAAATCCCCGTTCTGCCCTGCAAACTTCTACCAACAGGATGGCACTCCTTGTGCGAGTGGCAGGGCGTATTGCTACAGCGGAATGTGCCTCACGTACGAACAGCAGTGCTTGCAGCTCTGGGGATATG GAGCAAGGCCAGCACCTGACATCTGCTTTGAGAGGGTTAATGCTGCTGGCGATTCCTATGGGAACTGTGGGAAAGATATCAATGGCCGGTACAGGAAGTGCAATTTAAG AGATGCTAAGTGTGGCAAGATACAGTGCCAAAGTTCTGCTTCCAAGCCTTTGGAGTCCAATGCTGTTGCAATTGACACGACTATCACATTAGACGGAAGGAACATATTCTGTCGTGGGACTCATGTATACCGAAATGAAGATGAAGGTGACATGTTAGACCCAGGCCTTGTGATGGCAGGAACAAAGTGTGGTGACAGTCAT ATTTGCTTTGAGGGGCGCTGTAGAAACACCTCCTTCTTTGACACTGGAGACTGTGGGAAGAAGTGCAATGGCCATGGA ATTTGCAACAACAATCAGAACTGCCATTGTTTCAGTGGATGGGCACCTCCCTTTTGCAATAAACCTGGGAATGGAGGAAGCCTGGACAGTGGGCCCATGCCTCAAAAAA GTCCTTTCCCATTCATAATAGGAGTCCTTTCCATCTTGCTTTTGATTGCAATTGGAGTTGCTTTTTGCTGCTATAAATGGAGAGCCAGGCTTGtgccactaaagcaggctttcaTTCCTCCAAAGAAAATGCAGCAGTTCAG CAGTACCTCTCCTCCCATTCAGAGTGGTGTCACTGGGCATGCCAACCCAGCCTTCAAGCTGAAAACCCCCCAGGAACAGAGAAAG GCTATTGGCATACAGAATATCCCTCCAAAGCCTGAAGTGCTCTACTGTGAACCACCTCCAGAACTCAAAATTCAtgtgcaaccaccaccaccaccaccaccaccaccaccaccacctgttctCCTAGCTAGCAACACAAAGAAACCTCCCTTTCTCGGGTATCAGAGTGAGGCAAATAATTTCCCCAAGCGAACTCCTCCAAGCAGGCCAGCGCCACCAGCACCAAAAGCCATTGTTTCTCAG GATTCTTCCAGACCACGACCAcctcagaaagctcttcctgctAATCCAGTTCCTGCCAGCAACAGAGCTGGGTTGCCCAGGATGAATGCAGCAGTACCACCCTCCCACAGTGCTGTAAGGAATACGGGAGTACACCAGGAG
- the ADAM19 gene encoding disintegrin and metalloproteinase domain-containing protein 19 isoform X2 gives MGGIMCGAAKGNLIYSVSIILLWLRQLPAEESGWAGTWNAVHSQVHHEIIIPQWRSDGGSGNDKHPPRAEVEITAEGRNFILDVEKNEHLFAPGYTETHYTKNGTPHTVTLNNTDHCFYHGTVREVEDSSVALSICNGLRGLIVLSNNLSYILEPLPHSQEQHLIYRSEHLKVARGTCGNQHSGSKAMDWLGELTRPGGSSYRRVKRDDQQSMKYVELLLVADYAEFQKHNYDLQATKNKLLEAANYVDKFYKSLNIRVALVGLEVWNDHNKCDISENPHSTLWSFLAWRRKLLMYKKHDNAQLITGMSFHGTTIGLAPLMAMCSVYQSGGVNMDHSENAIGVAATMAHEMGHNFGMSHDAAGCCTASARDGGCIMAAATGDPFPRVFNRCNMKELDRYLQSGGGMCLYNMPDTKTLYGGQRCGNGYLEEGEECDCGEEEECNNPCCNASNCSLKPGAECAHGTCCHLCKLISPGTLCREQARPCDLPEYCTGKSPFCPANFYQQDGTPCASGRAYCYSGMCLTYEQQCLQLWGYGARPAPDICFERVNAAGDSYGNCGKDINGRYRKCNLRDAKCGKIQCQSSASKPLESNAVAIDTTITLDGRNIFCRGTHVYRNEDEGDMLDPGLVMAGTKCGDSHICFEGRCRNTSFFDTGDCGKKCNGHGICNNNQNCHCFSGWAPPFCNKPGNGGSLDSGPMPQKSPFPFIIGVLSILLLIAIGVAFCCYKWRARLVPLKQAFIPPKKMQQFSTSPPIQSGVTGHANPAFKLKTPQEQRKAIGIQNIPPKPEVLYCEPPPELKIHVQPPPPPPPPPPPPVLLASNTKKPPFLGYQSEANNFPKRTPPSRPAPPAPKAIVSQDSSRPRPPQKALPANPVPASNRAGLPRMNAAVPPSHSAVRNTGVHQENSVMKNAEAVNTLKFRH, from the exons CACCCACCCAGAGCGGAAGTAGAAAtaacagctgaaggaagaaacTTCATCTTGGATGTTGAGAAGAATGA GCACCTCTTTGCACCAGGCTATACCGAAACACATTATACTAAGAACGGAACTCCCCACACTGTGACTTTGAACAACACA GATCATTGCTTTTACCACGGTACTGTGAGAGAGGTAGAAGACTCAAGTGTGGCACTCAGCATATGCAATGGTCTACG TGGCCTTATAGTACTGAGCAACAACCTCAGTTATATCTTGGAACCACTGCCTCATAGCCAAGAGCAACACTTGATCTACAGGTCTGAACATCTCAAGGTTGCCAGGGGTACCTGTGGAAACCAGCATTCAGGATCAAAGGCTATGGATTGGCTTGGAGAGTTGACAAGGCCAGGCGGGTCCAGTTATCGCAGG GTGAAGAGGGATGACCAACAGTCTATGAAATATGTGGAGCTCCTTCTAGTGGCTGATTATGCAGAG TTTCAGAAGCATAATTATGATCTTCAAGCAACCAAAAATAAGTTACTGGAAGCTGCCAATTATGTAGATAAG TTTTACAAATCTCTGAACATACGGGTTGCTCTGGTTGGGCTTGAGGTTTGGAATGACCACAATAAGTGTGACATCTCTGAGAACCCACATTCGACCCTGTGGTCTTTTCTTGCTTGGAGGCGTAAGCTGCTTATGTACAAAAAGCATGACAACGCCCAGCTAATCAC TGGGATGTCCTTCCACGGTACTACAATTGGCTTGGCCCCCTTGATGGCCATGTGTTCTGTCTACCAGTCTGGAGGAGTGAATATG GATCACTCTGAAAATGCCATTGGAGTTGCTGCCACCATGGCCCATGAGATGGGGCATAACTTTGGCATGAGCCACGATGCGGCTGGCTGCTGTACGGCCAGCGCTAGAGATGGAGGTTGCATCATGGCTGCTGCGACAGG GGACCCATTCCCCAGGGTATTCAACAGATGCAATATGAAGGAGCTGGACAGGTACCTGCAGTCTGGTGGAGGGATGTGTCTTTACAATATGCCAGATACCAAGACCTTATATGGAGGACAGAGATGCGGAAATGGCTACCTGGAAGAAGGGGAAGAATGTGACTGTGGAGAAGAAGAG GAATGTAATAATCCTTGTTGCAATGCCTCTAATTGCTCTCTGAAGCCTGGTGCTGAGTGTGCCCATGGAACTTGCTGTCACCTCTGCAAG TTGATTTCACCAGGGACTCTTTGCCGGGAACAAGCCAGACCTTGTGACCTGCCAGAATACTGTACAGGCAAATCCCCGTTCTGCCCTGCAAACTTCTACCAACAGGATGGCACTCCTTGTGCGAGTGGCAGGGCGTATTGCTACAGCGGAATGTGCCTCACGTACGAACAGCAGTGCTTGCAGCTCTGGGGATATG GAGCAAGGCCAGCACCTGACATCTGCTTTGAGAGGGTTAATGCTGCTGGCGATTCCTATGGGAACTGTGGGAAAGATATCAATGGCCGGTACAGGAAGTGCAATTTAAG AGATGCTAAGTGTGGCAAGATACAGTGCCAAAGTTCTGCTTCCAAGCCTTTGGAGTCCAATGCTGTTGCAATTGACACGACTATCACATTAGACGGAAGGAACATATTCTGTCGTGGGACTCATGTATACCGAAATGAAGATGAAGGTGACATGTTAGACCCAGGCCTTGTGATGGCAGGAACAAAGTGTGGTGACAGTCAT ATTTGCTTTGAGGGGCGCTGTAGAAACACCTCCTTCTTTGACACTGGAGACTGTGGGAAGAAGTGCAATGGCCATGGA ATTTGCAACAACAATCAGAACTGCCATTGTTTCAGTGGATGGGCACCTCCCTTTTGCAATAAACCTGGGAATGGAGGAAGCCTGGACAGTGGGCCCATGCCTCAAAAAA GTCCTTTCCCATTCATAATAGGAGTCCTTTCCATCTTGCTTTTGATTGCAATTGGAGTTGCTTTTTGCTGCTATAAATGGAGAGCCAGGCTTGtgccactaaagcaggctttcaTTCCTCCAAAGAAAATGCAGCAGTTCAG TACCTCTCCTCCCATTCAGAGTGGTGTCACTGGGCATGCCAACCCAGCCTTCAAGCTGAAAACCCCCCAGGAACAGAGAAAG GCTATTGGCATACAGAATATCCCTCCAAAGCCTGAAGTGCTCTACTGTGAACCACCTCCAGAACTCAAAATTCAtgtgcaaccaccaccaccaccaccaccaccaccaccaccacctgttctCCTAGCTAGCAACACAAAGAAACCTCCCTTTCTCGGGTATCAGAGTGAGGCAAATAATTTCCCCAAGCGAACTCCTCCAAGCAGGCCAGCGCCACCAGCACCAAAAGCCATTGTTTCTCAG GATTCTTCCAGACCACGACCAcctcagaaagctcttcctgctAATCCAGTTCCTGCCAGCAACAGAGCTGGGTTGCCCAGGATGAATGCAGCAGTACCACCCTCCCACAGTGCTGTAAGGAATACGGGAGTACACCAGGAG